A genomic region of Polypterus senegalus isolate Bchr_013 chromosome 17, ASM1683550v1, whole genome shotgun sequence contains the following coding sequences:
- the fam49al gene encoding CYFIP-related Rac1 interactor A isoform X1: MGNLLKVLACAELEHGQIFFLDFEHAQPTEAETAVWNQVNAVLEEAHGILAELQSYNGAGQEIREAIQNPCDLQLQEKAWNAVCPLVAKLKRFYEFSLRLENALRSLLEALTSPPYAPMQHLEREQALAKQFAEILHFTLSFDELKMTNPAIQNDFSYYRRTISRNRLNNLQLDAENEVNNEMANRMSLFYAEATPMLKTLSNATTKFVSENKTLPIEDTTDCLSTMACVCRVMLETPEYRCRFSNTDTMLFCMRVMVGVIILYDHVHPVGAFAKTSKIDMKGCIKVLKEQPSNSVEGLLNALRYTTRHLNDDSTSKQIRAMLQ; the protein is encoded by the exons ATGGGGAATCTCCTAAAGGTGCTGGCTTGCGCCGAACTTGAGCATGGCCAAATATTTTTCCTTGACTTTGAAC ATGCCCAGCCAACGGAGGCAGAGACTGCTGTGTGGAACCAGGTGAATGCTGTACTAGAGGAAGCCCATGGGATTTTGGCAGAACTACAGTCTTATAATGGAGCAGGGCAGGAGATACGAGAG GCCATTCAGAACCCCTGTGACCTACAGCTACAGGAGAAAGCTTGGAATGCagtgtgccccctagtggccaagcTGAAACGCTTCTATGAGTTTTCACTGAGATTGG AAAATGCATTACGCAGCCTCTTGGAAGCACTGACAAGCCCCCCTTACGCACCAATGCAGCACCTGGAACGTGAACAAGCACTGGCTAAGCAGTTTGCCGAGATTTtacacttcacactcagctttGATGAACTCAAG ATGACCAACCCGGCCATACAGAATGACTTTAGCTATTACAGAAGGACAATCAGCAGAAATCGACTAAATAATCTCCAG ctTGATGCTGAAAATGAGGTTAACAATGAAATGGCGAACCGGATGTCACTGTTCTACGCAGAGGCCACACCTATGCTGAAGACCCTTAGTAATGCTACAACTAAATTTGTGTCTGAG AACAAGACTCTTCCAATTGAGGACACCACAGACTGTCTGAGCACTATGGCTTGTGTTTGCAGGGTCATGCTAGAGACACC AGAGTACAGATGTCGTTTCAGCAATACTGACACCATGCTGTTCTGTATGCGAGTGATGGTGGGAGTCATTATCCTGTATGACCACGTCCATCCTGTGGGCGCCTTCGCTAAGACTTCCAAGATTGAT ATGAAAGGCTGTATCAAAGTCTTGAAAGAGCAGCCTTCAAACAGCGTGGAAGGGCTGCTCAATGCTCTGAG
- the fam49al gene encoding CYFIP-related Rac1 interactor A isoform X3 codes for MGNLIKVLGKDLENCPHFFLDFENAQPTEAETAVWNQVNAVLEEAHGILAELQSYNGAGQEIREAIQNPCDLQLQEKAWNAVCPLVAKLKRFYEFSLRLENALRSLLEALTSPPYAPMQHLEREQALAKQFAEILHFTLSFDELKMTNPAIQNDFSYYRRTISRNRLNNLQLDAENEVNNEMANRMSLFYAEATPMLKTLSNATTKFVSENKTLPIEDTTDCLSTMACVCRVMLETPEYRCRFSNTDTMLFCMRVMVGVIILYDHVHPVGAFAKTSKIDMKGCIKVLKEQPSNSVEGLLNALR; via the exons ATGGGGAACCTCATTAAGGTCCTTGGCAAGGATTTAGAAAACTGTCCCCATTTTTTCCTGGACTTTGAAA ATGCCCAGCCAACGGAGGCAGAGACTGCTGTGTGGAACCAGGTGAATGCTGTACTAGAGGAAGCCCATGGGATTTTGGCAGAACTACAGTCTTATAATGGAGCAGGGCAGGAGATACGAGAG GCCATTCAGAACCCCTGTGACCTACAGCTACAGGAGAAAGCTTGGAATGCagtgtgccccctagtggccaagcTGAAACGCTTCTATGAGTTTTCACTGAGATTGG AAAATGCATTACGCAGCCTCTTGGAAGCACTGACAAGCCCCCCTTACGCACCAATGCAGCACCTGGAACGTGAACAAGCACTGGCTAAGCAGTTTGCCGAGATTTtacacttcacactcagctttGATGAACTCAAG ATGACCAACCCGGCCATACAGAATGACTTTAGCTATTACAGAAGGACAATCAGCAGAAATCGACTAAATAATCTCCAG ctTGATGCTGAAAATGAGGTTAACAATGAAATGGCGAACCGGATGTCACTGTTCTACGCAGAGGCCACACCTATGCTGAAGACCCTTAGTAATGCTACAACTAAATTTGTGTCTGAG AACAAGACTCTTCCAATTGAGGACACCACAGACTGTCTGAGCACTATGGCTTGTGTTTGCAGGGTCATGCTAGAGACACC AGAGTACAGATGTCGTTTCAGCAATACTGACACCATGCTGTTCTGTATGCGAGTGATGGTGGGAGTCATTATCCTGTATGACCACGTCCATCCTGTGGGCGCCTTCGCTAAGACTTCCAAGATTGAT ATGAAAGGCTGTATCAAAGTCTTGAAAGAGCAGCCTTCAAACAGCGTGGAAGGGCTGCTCAATGCTCTGAGGTAG
- the fam49al gene encoding CYFIP-related Rac1 interactor A isoform X2, translating into MGNLIKVLGKDLENCPHFFLDFENAQPTEAETAVWNQVNAVLEEAHGILAELQSYNGAGQEIREAIQNPCDLQLQEKAWNAVCPLVAKLKRFYEFSLRLENALRSLLEALTSPPYAPMQHLEREQALAKQFAEILHFTLSFDELKMTNPAIQNDFSYYRRTISRNRLNNLQLDAENEVNNEMANRMSLFYAEATPMLKTLSNATTKFVSENKTLPIEDTTDCLSTMACVCRVMLETPEYRCRFSNTDTMLFCMRVMVGVIILYDHVHPVGAFAKTSKIDMKGCIKVLKEQPSNSVEGLLNALRYTTRHLNDDSTSKQIRAMLQ; encoded by the exons ATGGGGAACCTCATTAAGGTCCTTGGCAAGGATTTAGAAAACTGTCCCCATTTTTTCCTGGACTTTGAAA ATGCCCAGCCAACGGAGGCAGAGACTGCTGTGTGGAACCAGGTGAATGCTGTACTAGAGGAAGCCCATGGGATTTTGGCAGAACTACAGTCTTATAATGGAGCAGGGCAGGAGATACGAGAG GCCATTCAGAACCCCTGTGACCTACAGCTACAGGAGAAAGCTTGGAATGCagtgtgccccctagtggccaagcTGAAACGCTTCTATGAGTTTTCACTGAGATTGG AAAATGCATTACGCAGCCTCTTGGAAGCACTGACAAGCCCCCCTTACGCACCAATGCAGCACCTGGAACGTGAACAAGCACTGGCTAAGCAGTTTGCCGAGATTTtacacttcacactcagctttGATGAACTCAAG ATGACCAACCCGGCCATACAGAATGACTTTAGCTATTACAGAAGGACAATCAGCAGAAATCGACTAAATAATCTCCAG ctTGATGCTGAAAATGAGGTTAACAATGAAATGGCGAACCGGATGTCACTGTTCTACGCAGAGGCCACACCTATGCTGAAGACCCTTAGTAATGCTACAACTAAATTTGTGTCTGAG AACAAGACTCTTCCAATTGAGGACACCACAGACTGTCTGAGCACTATGGCTTGTGTTTGCAGGGTCATGCTAGAGACACC AGAGTACAGATGTCGTTTCAGCAATACTGACACCATGCTGTTCTGTATGCGAGTGATGGTGGGAGTCATTATCCTGTATGACCACGTCCATCCTGTGGGCGCCTTCGCTAAGACTTCCAAGATTGAT ATGAAAGGCTGTATCAAAGTCTTGAAAGAGCAGCCTTCAAACAGCGTGGAAGGGCTGCTCAATGCTCTGAG